Sequence from the Thermomonas sp. HDW16 genome:
ATCGGCTGGATCGGGATACTTCGGGGTTGCTGATCGTGGCCAAGAAGCGCTCGGCGCTGGTCGAGTTGCAGGCCCTGTTGCGCGAGGACCACGGTGCCGGTATCACCAAGCGTTACTTGACGCTGCTCACCGGACGCATGCCGGACGGCGTGATGAGCGTCGACGCGCCGCTGCACGTCGGCCTGCGCCAGGGTGGCGAGCGGCATGTGCAGGTGAACGCCAACGGCAAGCCCTCTCTCAGCCATTTCCGGGTGTTGGAACGGCGCGGCGGGCAGAGTTACTGCGAAGTGCGGATCGAGACCGGCCGCACCCACCAGATCCGCGTACACGCCCAGCATATCGGCCATCCGATTGCCGGCGACGACAAATATGGCGATGAAGCCGTGAACAAGCGCTTGCGCGAACAGGTCGGCTTGAAGCGCCTGTTCCTGCATGCCTCGACGCTGGAGTTCGCGCTGGACGGCGGCAAAGCGCCGTACCTGCTCAATGCGCCGCTGGCGCCGGAATTGATCGACGTGCTGGATCGGTTGGTCTAACCGGCGAGTTGTTTCGGCAGGTCTTCGACATATCGCTTGCGGCTGGTGCGCGGGTATTCCACCGGCGAGAACGGCGCGCAGGCCTCGGCATAGCGCGTGATCAGTCCGTGCAGCACGAGCGCTTCGCTGGCGGAATACTGCTGTCGCGTCCCTGAGTCAGTGAGCTTGCCCAACATCGCCTGCGCGGTTTCCTTGTTGGCGATGGTGGCGATGTCCCCGGGACGTCGCACGCATATCCCGAAGATGCCTTCCAGATGCGCGTCCCAATGCGAGCCGATGCACGTGTCGAGCGCGGCGTCGTCGGGAGTTCCGTCGGCATGGAAGCAGTCCGGCGCGGAGATACTTTCGCGATGCAGATCGACCAGCGCCGTGCGCATATCGGTAGAGAAAGCCTGTTGCAGGGCGGCCTTGGCCTCGGATTCGCCGTGCTCCGCAACGGCATCCAACGCAAGGGCGATCCAGCTATGCATGTCCCGATGCATGTAGTCGCCGGCAATCAGTCCGCTGCAGGGCAGGGCTCCGAATGCGGCCGATATCAATTTCGAGTCAGTCGCCACATACGAAGGCGCGGGCACCATGCCGGCACCGACCAGTTCGCGCAAGCGTGCGGGCGATATCCCTGCCGTTTCGGCCATCGCATGCAGGCGCAGGAAATGCGCGTCGAGATACGCCTGGTTGGCCGTGCCCTCGCTCATCCCGCCAGCGCATCCGCCTTCGCCGCGCAGATGAAGTCGTTCTCGCTCAGGCCACCGACATCATGGGTGGAGAAGCGCACCACGCAGCGGTCGTAATGCACGGAGAGGTCGGGATGGTGGTCTTCGGCGTTGGCGACGTGCGCCAGCGCGTTCACGAACGACATCGTCCGGTAGTAGTCCTTGAAGGTGAAGGTCCGGCTCAACGCATGGCCGTTTTCGACCAGTTCCCACTCCGGGATCTGCGGCAGCCATTCGCGGATGCTGGCGTCGGTGAGCCGATGTTCGCTGCCCCGGCGTGGCATGCAACGGGCCTGGGCGAGAGGAATGAGGTCGTTCATCGGCGTTCTCCTGCGTGTGCGCATGAACCGCGGGCATCGTGCGCGTCGAGATCGGGGGATGCTGCGGCGCGTGGCGCGGCGGGATGGCTAGAATAGCCGCATGATCCAGATATCCGAAGCCGCGCAGTCCCACTTCCGCAAGTTGATCGAACGCGAAGCCATTCCCGGCTTGGGCGTGCGCTTGGCCGCACGCGATCCCGGTACGCCACGTGCCGACGTGCGCCTGGAGTTCGCCGAGACGGGCGAACTGTCGGGCGACGAATGGGCGGTGGATTGCGAAGGCTTCACCCTGTGGCTGGATGCGGCCAGCGTGCCGTTCCTGGACGGCGCGACCATCGATTACGAAGCCAAGGCAACCGGCGGCCAGTTGCAGATCCGCGCGCCGAAGATCAAGGGTGTGGCACCGGGTGATGCGGCATCGCTGGTGGAGCGCGTGCACTGGATGATCGAGCAGGAGATCAATCCGCAGCTGGCCCAGCACAAGGGCCATGTGTCCTTGCAGGAAGTGACGGCGGATGGCGTGGTGGTGTTGCGCTTCGGCGGCGGCTGCCACGGCTGCGGCATGGCCGATGTCACCCTGAAGCAGGGCATTGAGAAGACGCTGATGGAGAAGGTGCCGGGCGTGACCGCGGTGCGCGACGCGACCGATCATGCCACCGGCGACGCGCCCTACGTGCCGCGCGACGCGGCCTGACGGATCCGGGCGCGCGTGACGTTCGCCGCCGATCTCATCGCCGCGCTCAACCAGCGGCGCACGCGTTTCAGCAACCGCCCGGAGGCGTCTGGCCAGATGCCGCCCGGCTGGCAACGCTGGTTGGATGCGATGCCGGCGGTCAATGCGGATTCGGCGGGAGCATCGGCTTCGTCGCTTGCGGATGTCTTCGCGCAGCGGCCATTGCGCGACATCCCGCGTGCTGCAGCGAAGGACTTGGGCAAGTGGCAGGCATTCGGCCACCTATTCCGGCAAAACTGGGCGCCGAGCGAGGCCGAGGAACGTGGCCTGCGCATCGGCGTGGGCACGTTCGACGTGCTCCTGCACCTCCTGCTGGTCGGTTTGCTGTTGTGGCTGATGTACATGAACTTCGTGGTGCTGCCGCAGCGGCAGTCCGAGGACGAGGCGGTGCAGGTGGAGTTCATCGGGCGCGGCAATATCGCCGAAGGCGGCGGCGCGATCGCCAATGCGGGTGCCGAATCGGCACCGGCCGCCAGTGCACCGGAGGCACATGCTGCATCGCCGTCGCCCGCCACCGGCAGGCCGGATGCGCCCATCGAAACCATGGCGGTGCCGCAAGTCGCGGCGAGCAGCGAGGCGCCACCACTCGCACATGAATCCACACCGCTCACCGTCGCCGAAGCAGCGCAGCCATTGCAGGTCAGTGAAGTGGTGCGCACACCGGACCTGCAGGCTTTCCAGCTGCCGCCGCCGCGTCCCATCGACATGTCGCGCCCGCAAATCGAGATCCAGGACGTACAACCGCGACAGCAAGTGGAGGAACTCCCCACGCTACGCGAGCAGCCGCAACGCATCCTGCAACCAAAGCAGGTGCAAGCGCAACTCAAAGTACCGGAGTTGCGCGACCAACCACGTGAGCTGGACGTGCCTGCGCCGCAGCGGATGGCGACCGTGCAGGCACGCAGCGCGCCGAACCAGTCCAGTCGCACTGCGCAAATCCAGGTGCCGCAATTGCGTGGCGAAGTACGCGATATCCCGATGCCGCCAGGGGGGGCGCCGACGCCTTCATCGCAAGCCGGCAGTGGCACTGCGGCGCAGGCCAATACCGGCAAGGCCGGGGCGGGC
This genomic interval carries:
- a CDS encoding RluA family pseudouridine synthase, whose translation is MEDRDGQRIDNFLLGYLKGAPRSLVYKLLRSGQVRVNGGRVKAERRLEAGDQVRIPPFRLPDPAEKGTPPQGFMDALDAAIVFEDARLLALNKPSGVASHGGSGIAFGAIETLRALRPKDTLELVHRLDRDTSGLLIVAKKRSALVELQALLREDHGAGITKRYLTLLTGRMPDGVMSVDAPLHVGLRQGGERHVQVNANGKPSLSHFRVLERRGGQSYCEVRIETGRTHQIRVHAQHIGHPIAGDDKYGDEAVNKRLREQVGLKRLFLHASTLEFALDGGKAPYLLNAPLAPELIDVLDRLV
- a CDS encoding DUF6058 family natural product biosynthesis protein, which translates into the protein MSEGTANQAYLDAHFLRLHAMAETAGISPARLRELVGAGMVPAPSYVATDSKLISAAFGALPCSGLIAGDYMHRDMHSWIALALDAVAEHGESEAKAALQQAFSTDMRTALVDLHRESISAPDCFHADGTPDDAALDTCIGSHWDAHLEGIFGICVRRPGDIATIANKETAQAMLGKLTDSGTRQQYSASEALVLHGLITRYAEACAPFSPVEYPRTSRKRYVEDLPKQLAG
- a CDS encoding 4a-hydroxytetrahydrobiopterin dehydratase, which gives rise to MNDLIPLAQARCMPRRGSEHRLTDASIREWLPQIPEWELVENGHALSRTFTFKDYYRTMSFVNALAHVANAEDHHPDLSVHYDRCVVRFSTHDVGGLSENDFICAAKADALAG
- a CDS encoding NfuA family Fe-S biogenesis protein; amino-acid sequence: MIQISEAAQSHFRKLIEREAIPGLGVRLAARDPGTPRADVRLEFAETGELSGDEWAVDCEGFTLWLDAASVPFLDGATIDYEAKATGGQLQIRAPKIKGVAPGDAASLVERVHWMIEQEINPQLAQHKGHVSLQEVTADGVVVLRFGGGCHGCGMADVTLKQGIEKTLMEKVPGVTAVRDATDHATGDAPYVPRDAA